The following proteins are encoded in a genomic region of Negativicutes bacterium:
- the trmFO gene encoding methylenetetrahydrofolate--tRNA-(uracil(54)-C(5))-methyltransferase (FADH(2)-oxidizing) TrmFO produces MAAGIHVVGGGLAGSEAAWQAAQRGVKVVLHEMRPVKVSPAHQSSFLAELVCSNSLKSAKTDNAAGLLKAEMRLLDSLILHAADANQVPAGQALAVDRAAFAAAVTQAIEQHPNITVIREEVTTLPLQSAEPWIVASGPLTSAALLQHLQQLFGEEHLYFYDAAAPIVTAESLDHKKIYRASRYDKGEADYLNCAFSEAEYTRFWQELVRAEQHPLHDFERGHFFDGCIPVEELALRGKDTLAFGPLKPIGLRDPCKTELPYAVLQLRQDNQAADLYGLVGFQTNLRFGEQERVFRMIPGLEQAEFVRYGVMHRNTFLNTPRLLTATLQAQEHPHLFFAGQMTGVEGYIESAASGLLCGINAVRYLRQEMPILPPGQTMLGALIHYVTHEAGKSFQPMNAVFGIMPPPEKKIKDKRLRNQFYAKRALESMNSWRTEIIPD; encoded by the coding sequence ATGGCAGCAGGTATCCATGTGGTGGGTGGCGGTTTAGCCGGATCGGAAGCGGCCTGGCAGGCTGCTCAGCGCGGTGTAAAGGTAGTTTTACATGAAATGCGTCCTGTCAAAGTCTCTCCGGCGCACCAATCCTCTTTTTTGGCCGAATTGGTCTGCAGCAATTCTTTAAAATCGGCCAAAACGGACAACGCGGCAGGACTCTTAAAAGCGGAAATGCGTTTATTGGATTCGCTGATCCTGCACGCCGCGGATGCCAATCAGGTTCCCGCCGGGCAAGCCCTGGCGGTCGATCGCGCGGCGTTTGCCGCGGCTGTCACGCAGGCGATCGAGCAGCACCCCAATATTACAGTCATTCGCGAAGAAGTGACAACGCTGCCGCTGCAGTCCGCGGAACCTTGGATTGTGGCCAGCGGCCCCTTGACTTCAGCAGCCTTGCTGCAGCATCTGCAGCAGCTTTTTGGAGAAGAACACCTCTATTTTTATGATGCGGCTGCTCCGATTGTCACAGCGGAATCGTTGGATCACAAGAAAATTTACCGGGCCTCCCGTTATGATAAAGGCGAAGCCGATTATCTCAACTGTGCTTTCAGTGAAGCAGAATACACTCGTTTTTGGCAGGAATTGGTTCGGGCGGAGCAGCATCCGCTGCATGATTTTGAAAGAGGTCACTTTTTTGACGGCTGCATTCCGGTGGAAGAATTGGCGCTGCGCGGCAAAGATACACTCGCCTTCGGACCGCTGAAACCGATTGGCTTGCGGGACCCGTGCAAAACAGAATTGCCTTATGCCGTGCTGCAGCTTCGCCAGGATAATCAGGCGGCCGATCTCTACGGTTTGGTTGGCTTTCAGACCAATTTACGCTTTGGGGAACAGGAACGGGTGTTCCGGATGATTCCCGGTTTGGAGCAGGCCGAGTTTGTGCGTTACGGTGTGATGCATAGGAACACTTTTTTAAATACACCCAGGCTGCTGACAGCCACCCTGCAAGCGCAAGAACATCCGCATCTATTTTTCGCCGGTCAGATGACCGGTGTGGAAGGTTATATCGAATCGGCCGCCAGCGGTTTGCTCTGTGGAATCAACGCGGTACGCTATCTGCGGCAGGAGATGCCAATCTTACCGCCTGGGCAGACCATGCTGGGAGCGCTGATCCATTATGTTACGCACGAAGCGGGCAAGAGTTTTCAGCCGATGAATGCTGTCTTCGGCATCATGCCGCCGCCGGAGAAAAAAATTAAAGATAAGCGATTGAGAAATCAGTTTTATGCCAAACGCGCCTTGGAAAGTATGAATTCCTGGCGGACAGAGATAATTCCAGATTGA
- the pyrH gene encoding UMP kinase — protein sequence MQLKYHRVVLKLSGEALAGEGKPGENKFGYDSKTLSSIASQIKEITEMGVELALVVGGGNIWRGVKGSQTLGIDRATADYMGMLATVMNSMALQGALESIGVVTRVQSAIEMREVAEPYIRRRAIRHLEKGRVVIFAAGTGNPYFTTDTVAALRAAEINAEIVFKATGEVNGVYDSDPMLNPQAIKYDHITFQDVLNQGLKAMDATAISLCMDNDIPIIVFRLSIPGNMKKAILGEPIGTYIGGENK from the coding sequence ATGCAACTGAAATATCACCGTGTCGTGCTTAAACTTTCCGGTGAAGCACTGGCGGGAGAAGGAAAACCCGGAGAGAACAAATTCGGTTATGATTCCAAAACATTAAGCAGCATTGCAAGTCAGATCAAAGAAATAACGGAAATGGGTGTTGAATTGGCTCTCGTGGTCGGCGGCGGTAATATTTGGCGGGGCGTGAAAGGCAGTCAAACCCTCGGTATTGACCGGGCGACTGCCGACTATATGGGTATGCTGGCAACGGTAATGAACTCCATGGCACTGCAAGGCGCTTTGGAATCAATCGGAGTCGTTACCAGAGTACAGAGTGCGATTGAAATGCGGGAGGTAGCCGAACCGTACATCCGCAGGAGAGCGATCCGTCATCTGGAAAAAGGCAGAGTCGTGATTTTCGCGGCCGGCACAGGCAATCCCTATTTTACAACGGATACCGTAGCGGCGCTGCGTGCGGCTGAAATTAACGCTGAAATTGTTTTTAAGGCGACCGGCGAAGTGAACGGCGTCTATGACTCCGATCCGATGCTCAATCCACAAGCGATAAAATATGATCATATTACCTTTCAGGATGTACTCAATCAAGGTTTGAAGGCGATGGATGCCACCGCCATTTCTTTATGTATGGATAATGATATTCCGATTATTGTCTTTCGCTTATCCATTCCCGGGAATATGAAGAAAGCGATCCTGGGTGAACCGATTGGAACTTATATAGGAGGGGAGAACAAATGA
- the topA gene encoding type I DNA topoisomerase — translation MNDMADNLIIVESPAKARTISQFLNGRYQVKATMGHLRDLPKSQFGIDLANQYEPKYITIRGKGDLIKELKAAAKKAKRVYLATDPDREGEAISWHLSTLLGIDPGSNCRIEFHEITEKAVKAALQNPRPINLNYVNAQQARRVMDRIVGYQLSPLLWRKLRYGLSAGRVQSVAVAMICDREEEIKAFVPEEYWTLAAKLTFNQQHFEAKLTEYQGKQPQLSTQAETEQILNQLEPTCTVWTLKKGERSRQPAAPFTTSTLQQEAAKRFGFTAKKTMMLAQQLYEGIDLNDEGPVGLFTYIRTDSVSISDLAYDQSQQYLLQKFGRDYCLEQKRTFPARRGAQEAHEAIRPTDVWREPERLLPSLSKDQYKLYKLVWERFLASQCAAAKYDYVTADLQNQSAVFRVNGSMIQFPGFLQLLKPEEDESDDEVGFLPLFEIGQEIAVEQWLPQQHFTQSPVRYNEALLIKTMEELGIGRPSTYAPTIETILKRRYVERKERRFWPTELGIAVTQMLKEHFHTVIDSAFTADMESELDRVEEGNLLWQEAIDAFYQPFSVQLTAAEQEIPVQEIADEVTDVICELCGRNMVIKHGRFGSFLACPGYPECKNTKNLSEDLHLLCPQCGEGKIVERRSRKSGRPFYGCSRYPECKFVTWEKPVERVCPLCGNLGMSQKINQKKGTVTYRCIKPECAGEEVVVLEEEQEEV, via the coding sequence ATGAATGATATGGCAGATAATCTGATTATCGTAGAATCTCCGGCAAAAGCAAGAACCATCAGTCAGTTTCTGAACGGCCGCTATCAGGTCAAAGCAACCATGGGTCACTTAAGAGACTTGCCCAAAAGCCAGTTCGGTATTGATTTGGCCAATCAATATGAGCCGAAATATATTACCATTCGCGGCAAAGGCGATTTGATCAAAGAATTGAAAGCTGCGGCCAAAAAAGCCAAACGCGTTTATCTGGCAACGGACCCCGATCGCGAAGGAGAAGCGATTTCCTGGCATTTATCCACTTTGCTGGGCATTGATCCCGGCAGCAATTGCCGGATTGAGTTTCACGAGATTACAGAAAAAGCGGTGAAAGCGGCGCTGCAGAATCCCAGACCGATTAATCTGAATTATGTCAACGCGCAGCAAGCGAGAAGAGTGATGGACCGCATTGTTGGTTATCAATTGAGTCCGCTGCTCTGGCGAAAACTGCGTTACGGCTTAAGCGCCGGTCGTGTACAGTCGGTGGCGGTGGCCATGATTTGTGATCGGGAAGAGGAAATCAAAGCATTTGTCCCGGAAGAGTATTGGACGCTGGCGGCAAAGCTCACTTTCAATCAGCAGCATTTCGAAGCAAAACTGACGGAATATCAGGGTAAGCAGCCGCAGCTATCGACGCAGGCGGAGACTGAGCAAATTCTGAACCAGCTGGAACCAACCTGTACTGTTTGGACTCTGAAAAAAGGGGAGAGAAGCAGACAGCCGGCGGCTCCTTTCACGACCAGTACCTTACAGCAGGAAGCCGCCAAGCGTTTCGGCTTTACCGCCAAAAAAACAATGATGCTGGCCCAGCAACTCTACGAAGGGATCGACCTGAACGACGAAGGTCCGGTCGGTCTGTTTACATATATTCGTACCGATTCGGTGAGTATTTCAGATTTGGCTTACGATCAATCCCAACAATACCTGCTGCAGAAATTTGGGAGGGATTACTGTTTAGAGCAGAAGCGTACTTTCCCCGCCCGGCGCGGTGCGCAGGAAGCGCATGAAGCGATTCGTCCCACTGATGTTTGGCGGGAACCGGAGCGGTTGCTGCCTTCTTTAAGCAAGGATCAATATAAACTTTACAAACTGGTTTGGGAGCGTTTTCTGGCCAGCCAGTGCGCTGCGGCGAAATATGATTATGTCACGGCGGATCTGCAGAATCAGTCTGCGGTTTTTCGGGTCAACGGTTCCATGATTCAATTTCCGGGCTTTTTGCAGCTGTTGAAGCCGGAAGAAGACGAGAGCGACGATGAAGTCGGTTTTCTGCCTCTCTTCGAGATCGGACAGGAAATTGCCGTGGAGCAATGGCTGCCGCAGCAGCATTTTACGCAGAGTCCGGTTCGCTATAACGAGGCCTTATTGATCAAAACAATGGAGGAACTCGGGATCGGACGTCCCAGTACCTACGCGCCAACCATTGAAACCATCCTGAAACGCCGTTATGTGGAAAGAAAAGAACGACGGTTTTGGCCGACCGAACTTGGGATCGCTGTCACGCAAATGTTGAAAGAGCATTTTCACACCGTGATTGATTCCGCTTTTACCGCTGATATGGAAAGCGAATTGGATCGGGTCGAAGAAGGAAATCTGCTTTGGCAGGAAGCAATCGACGCTTTTTATCAGCCTTTCTCTGTGCAGTTGACAGCGGCGGAACAGGAGATACCGGTTCAGGAAATTGCTGATGAAGTGACGGATGTGATCTGTGAATTGTGCGGCCGCAACATGGTGATCAAGCACGGCCGTTTCGGTTCCTTCTTAGCATGTCCCGGTTACCCGGAATGCAAAAACACCAAAAATCTCAGCGAGGATCTGCATCTTCTCTGTCCGCAGTGCGGTGAGGGGAAGATTGTGGAAAGAAGAAGCCGAAAAAGCGGCCGCCCTTTCTACGGCTGCAGCCGTTATCCCGAATGTAAGTTTGTGACGTGGGAAAAACCGGTCGAACGGGTCTGCCCGCTTTGCGGCAATTTGGGGATGAGTCAAAAAATCAATCAAAAAAAAGGAACCGTTACCTATCGCTGCATCAAACCGGAATGCGCGGGAGAAGAGGTTGTGGTCTTGGAAGAAGAACAGGAGGAGGTTTGA
- the frr gene encoding ribosome recycling factor, producing the protein MKDYLKRIDERMEKTIAALKKDLISVRAGRANPGILEKVTVDYYGAATPLAQVGNISCPDARTIVIQPWDKNLIKAIEKAILTADLGLNPSNDGIVIRLVVPALTEQRRKELCKTVEKKAEEAKVALRNIRREANEEAKKLEKSKEFTEDDVKQAQEECQKKTDKYIREVDTIVSNKEKDIMAV; encoded by the coding sequence ATGAAAGACTATTTAAAGAGAATTGATGAACGGATGGAAAAAACAATTGCAGCTTTAAAAAAAGATCTGATTTCTGTGCGAGCCGGCCGGGCCAATCCCGGCATCCTGGAAAAAGTAACGGTCGATTATTACGGGGCTGCCACACCACTGGCTCAGGTCGGTAACATCTCCTGTCCGGATGCAAGAACCATAGTGATACAACCCTGGGATAAAAACTTGATCAAAGCCATTGAAAAAGCGATTCTTACCGCGGATCTCGGTTTGAATCCTTCCAACGATGGGATCGTTATTCGTCTTGTTGTTCCCGCTTTAACCGAACAGCGCCGCAAAGAATTATGCAAAACAGTTGAAAAAAAGGCGGAAGAAGCAAAAGTTGCTTTGCGTAATATTCGCCGCGAAGCCAATGAGGAAGCAAAAAAATTGGAGAAATCCAAGGAATTTACCGAAGATGATGTAAAACAGGCACAGGAAGAATGTCAAAAGAAAACCGATAAATATATCAGGGAAGTCGACACAATCGTCAGCAACAAAGAAAAGGATATCATGGCTGTCTAG
- a CDS encoding metallophosphoesterase: protein MSVYAISDLHLSSDGSKPMDVFGLRWQHHAERLEENWRAVVRPEDWVLIPGDISWGMRLADAAQDFAFLDRLPGKKLIGRGNHDYYWLSHQKMQEFLPDSIQAADRQTITTGEFTLVATKGWLCPGSGAYTAARDEKLYLREVQRLRLVLQQVKDCERPLIAMLHFPPMNEKNEISGFTQLLDEFQVKLCIYGHLHGPDGQTGFNGKLRQTRYQLVAADYLCLKPLCLDEWIFAAKERRRS from the coding sequence ATGTCAGTTTATGCCATTTCCGATTTGCATTTGTCTTCAGACGGCAGCAAACCGATGGATGTCTTCGGGTTGCGCTGGCAGCACCATGCCGAGCGCTTAGAAGAAAATTGGCGCGCTGTTGTTCGCCCGGAAGACTGGGTTCTGATTCCCGGTGATATCAGCTGGGGAATGCGCTTGGCGGATGCCGCTCAGGATTTTGCTTTTCTCGATCGTTTGCCGGGTAAAAAATTGATCGGCAGAGGCAACCATGATTATTATTGGCTTTCGCATCAGAAAATGCAGGAGTTCCTGCCGGACAGTATCCAGGCGGCAGACCGTCAAACTATTACGACCGGAGAATTTACGTTAGTTGCCACCAAGGGTTGGCTGTGTCCCGGCTCCGGCGCTTATACAGCGGCGCGGGATGAGAAACTGTATCTGCGCGAGGTGCAGCGGCTGCGGCTTGTTTTACAGCAGGTAAAAGATTGTGAGCGCCCTTTGATCGCGATGCTGCATTTTCCGCCGATGAATGAAAAAAATGAAATTTCCGGTTTTACACAATTGTTGGATGAGTTTCAAGTCAAACTGTGCATCTACGGACATCTGCACGGCCCGGATGGTCAAACCGGTTTCAACGGAAAGCTGCGGCAGACCCGGTATCAATTGGTTGCCGCTGATTATCTGTGCTTAAAACCGCTTTGTTTGGATGAGTGGATCTTTGCGGCAAAGGAAAGGAGGCGGTCTTGA
- the dprA gene encoding DNA-processing protein DprA, whose amino-acid sequence MVLTDTEERYYLGCLFRLIHIGRSRAEQLLAFFGDAKTAWLANLAEWRAVIRLSEQQWREVAERKAGLQPEQFYNELQKRRIRLLTRADKAYPRELLQIPDPPACLYLQGNLLPESSCIAVVGSRQASHYGKNAAEMLAEGLAECGFVVVSGLARGIDGAAHRGALKKGATYAVFGCGHDTIYPAEHLKLAEQIRESGALLSEYAFDQIPNAGFFPARNRIISGMSLGVVVVEAKATSGSLITVNCALEQGREVFAVPGSIYSENSQGCHALIRQGAKLVSSLDDIIEEFQFLLPPKAAGTAVSSEPEVALSLMQQKIWNELEAEPRHLDQLSLQLQLPVGLVSAELLQLELMGFAQGLTGGYYTKKN is encoded by the coding sequence ATGGTTCTGACCGATACGGAGGAACGTTATTACTTGGGCTGCCTGTTCCGCTTGATCCATATCGGCAGAAGCAGAGCCGAACAGCTGCTTGCCTTTTTCGGTGACGCCAAAACCGCCTGGCTGGCGAATTTGGCGGAGTGGCGTGCCGTCATCCGTCTCAGCGAGCAGCAATGGCGGGAAGTCGCCGAAAGGAAAGCGGGCTTGCAGCCGGAGCAATTTTACAACGAGCTGCAGAAACGCAGGATTCGACTGCTGACCAGAGCAGATAAAGCGTATCCCAGAGAATTGCTGCAGATTCCCGATCCGCCCGCTTGTCTGTATTTGCAGGGAAATTTGCTGCCCGAATCTTCCTGCATTGCGGTAGTCGGTTCCAGACAAGCCAGCCACTACGGTAAAAACGCGGCGGAAATGCTGGCGGAAGGGCTGGCGGAATGCGGCTTTGTGGTGGTCAGCGGTCTGGCGCGCGGGATCGACGGAGCAGCGCATCGCGGAGCGTTGAAGAAGGGGGCTACCTACGCCGTTTTCGGCTGCGGTCACGATACTATTTATCCGGCGGAACATCTGAAGCTGGCGGAACAGATTCGGGAAAGCGGCGCTCTTTTGAGCGAATATGCGTTTGACCAAATTCCCAATGCCGGTTTCTTTCCGGCCAGGAATCGCATCATATCCGGTATGAGTTTGGGGGTTGTCGTTGTGGAGGCCAAAGCAACCAGCGGCTCCCTGATCACCGTTAATTGTGCCCTGGAACAGGGCAGAGAAGTTTTTGCTGTCCCGGGCAGTATCTATTCCGAGAATTCCCAAGGCTGTCATGCGTTGATCCGTCAGGGCGCCAAATTGGTTTCCTCTTTGGACGATATCATCGAGGAATTTCAATTTTTGCTGCCCCCAAAAGCGGCCGGGACGGCGGTATCGTCTGAACCGGAAGTGGCTTTGAGCCTGATGCAGCAGAAAATTTGGAATGAACTGGAGGCGGAACCGCGGCATCTCGATCAATTGTCTTTGCAGTTGCAACTGCCGGTTGGTCTCGTCTCGGCAGAGTTATTGCAGCTGGAATTGATGGGTTTCGCGCAAGGGTTAACCGGAGGTTATTATACAAAAAAAAACTAG
- the tsf gene encoding translation elongation factor Ts, whose translation MITAAIVKELRDRTSVGMMDCKRALQECDGDIEKAIEYLREKGLSAAAKKAGRAAKQGLIVGKIEGQFASLIEVNCETDFVAKNDDFQAWVRDMAALIIDQKITTVEELLAQPYGEGTIQASLTNKIATIGENMTVRRLAFYAVEANSLLDLYIHGAGKIGVLVELGLSDAACKEKEAIKELIHDLSLQVAASRAQYIAPEDVPAELVAKEKEIYLAQAINEGKPANIAERMVEGRVRKFYEEICLQNQVFVKDSELTIAKLIAKVAKETGCAINVKSFTRFEIGEGVTNPEGEKV comes from the coding sequence ATGATAACTGCCGCTATTGTAAAAGAATTGCGCGATCGTACCAGCGTTGGTATGATGGACTGCAAACGTGCGCTGCAGGAATGCGACGGGGATATAGAAAAAGCCATTGAGTATCTGCGTGAGAAAGGTCTTTCCGCTGCCGCCAAAAAAGCCGGCCGCGCTGCGAAGCAAGGTTTGATTGTTGGGAAAATCGAAGGTCAATTTGCTTCTCTAATTGAAGTCAACTGTGAAACCGACTTTGTTGCCAAGAATGACGACTTCCAGGCTTGGGTCAGGGATATGGCCGCTCTGATCATCGATCAAAAAATCACCACGGTGGAAGAGCTTTTGGCGCAGCCGTATGGCGAGGGTACAATTCAAGCTTCCTTAACCAATAAGATCGCTACCATCGGTGAGAATATGACGGTGCGCCGCCTGGCTTTTTACGCTGTGGAAGCCAATTCACTGCTGGACCTTTATATTCACGGCGCCGGCAAAATCGGCGTTCTGGTGGAGTTAGGGTTATCCGATGCCGCCTGTAAAGAAAAAGAAGCAATCAAGGAATTGATTCATGACTTGTCTTTGCAGGTTGCCGCCAGCCGCGCCCAGTATATCGCGCCGGAAGACGTACCCGCCGAATTGGTTGCCAAAGAAAAGGAAATCTATCTGGCGCAGGCAATCAACGAAGGCAAACCCGCCAATATTGCGGAACGCATGGTCGAAGGTCGTGTGCGCAAATTCTACGAAGAGATTTGCCTGCAGAACCAGGTGTTTGTTAAGGACAGCGAATTGACAATCGCCAAGTTAATCGCCAAGGTGGCGAAAGAAACCGGCTGCGCGATTAACGTGAAATCTTTTACCCGATTTGAAATTGGGGAAGGTGTAACCAATCCCGAAGGCGAAAAAGTATAG
- a CDS encoding YifB family Mg chelatase-like AAA ATPase has translation MLAKINGISLQALDGILIEIEVSVRSQGLPNFDIVGLPDLSIREAKDRLRLAFQNSGLQFPSHHIVVNLAPANVKKDGIGFDLPMAVGIAAASGQIPAIEYADTVFIGELALDGRIRAVPGVLARAINAAKLGVKRLIVPYENRREAALVRDLAVFAFQNFSDLSLYLRGELLSAAACQPEPESENSPAQCDFMEVKGQLAAKRALEVAAAGGHNLLMIGSPGSGKTMLAKCIPSILPQMSFAEALEVTQVASVAGLLNNTSGLIRQRPFRSPHHSISNAGLVGGGGNPRPGEVSLAHHGVLFLDELPEFRKDVLELLRQPMEDGKVTLARASGSYTYPTQFMLVAAMNPCPCGYYGDLQHACTCSEQAIRQYQGRISGPLLDRIDLLVDVPRLTYRDITSITPSENSESIRQRVEIARQIQQERFSANELTCNAAMRAKQIKQYCKLSNDCQQLLNTAFRKLNLSARAYDRILKVARTIADLAGREAIEAIHLAEAIGYRGLDQKYFK, from the coding sequence CCTGATTGAGATCGAGGTATCGGTTCGCTCGCAAGGATTACCCAACTTTGATATCGTCGGTCTGCCGGACCTTTCCATTCGGGAAGCCAAAGATCGTTTACGTCTTGCCTTTCAGAATTCCGGTCTGCAATTTCCCTCCCACCATATCGTTGTCAACCTGGCGCCGGCCAATGTGAAAAAGGATGGCATTGGCTTTGACTTGCCGATGGCGGTCGGTATTGCAGCCGCTTCGGGTCAGATACCGGCAATTGAATATGCTGATACGGTTTTTATTGGAGAACTCGCCCTGGATGGCCGCATCCGAGCAGTGCCCGGTGTGCTGGCGAGGGCGATCAACGCAGCGAAACTTGGCGTCAAACGTTTGATCGTACCTTATGAAAACCGCCGGGAAGCGGCATTGGTCCGGGATCTGGCGGTTTTTGCCTTTCAGAACTTCTCTGATTTGAGTCTGTATTTAAGAGGTGAATTATTGAGCGCCGCTGCCTGCCAACCGGAGCCGGAATCGGAAAATTCGCCGGCACAGTGTGATTTTATGGAAGTGAAAGGTCAGCTGGCTGCCAAAAGAGCCCTGGAAGTTGCCGCCGCCGGCGGGCATAATCTGCTGATGATCGGCAGCCCGGGCAGCGGCAAAACGATGCTGGCCAAATGCATCCCCTCTATTCTGCCGCAGATGAGTTTTGCGGAAGCGCTGGAAGTAACCCAGGTGGCGAGCGTTGCCGGGTTGCTCAACAATACAAGCGGTTTGATCCGGCAGCGGCCTTTTCGCTCGCCGCATCATTCCATCAGCAACGCGGGGTTAGTGGGCGGCGGAGGCAATCCGCGTCCCGGTGAAGTGAGCCTGGCGCATCACGGCGTTCTATTCCTGGACGAATTACCCGAATTTCGCAAAGATGTATTGGAATTGCTGCGCCAACCCATGGAAGACGGCAAGGTTACGCTTGCCCGTGCCAGCGGTTCTTATACCTATCCCACACAATTTATGCTGGTTGCGGCGATGAACCCCTGTCCCTGCGGTTATTATGGCGATTTACAGCATGCCTGTACTTGCAGCGAACAGGCGATTCGACAATACCAGGGCAGGATCTCGGGACCGCTCTTGGATCGCATCGATCTTTTAGTGGATGTGCCGCGTTTGACCTATCGCGATATCACATCGATCACGCCATCAGAAAACTCAGAAAGCATTCGCCAAAGAGTGGAGATTGCCCGGCAGATCCAGCAGGAGCGTTTTTCAGCGAACGAGCTGACCTGTAACGCGGCGATGCGCGCAAAACAAATCAAACAATACTGTAAGCTTTCCAACGACTGCCAACAGCTCTTGAATACCGCCTTTCGCAAACTGAATCTCAGCGCCCGCGCCTATGACCGCATTCTGAAAGTTGCGCGCACCATCGCCGATTTGGCGGGAAGGGAAGCAATTGAAGCCATCCATCTGGCGGAAGCCATCGGCTATCGCGGTTTGGATCAGAAATATTTTAAATAA
- a CDS encoding isoprenyl transferase, with protein MREEQTFDKTGSKKETKTPRHIAFIMDGNGRWARRRGMPRTFGHRAGLEAMRRVIRSCGQLGIEVVTFYAFSTENWSRSPEEVNFLMNLPVEFIDQDLPEMMKNNIKLIVTGSDEHLPLKTLEAIGRGVKMTAANTGLVVNLAFNYGGRDEIVRAVRRLAENLKNAAVTPEEINENTIRTYLDHPELPDPDLIIRTSGEQRLSNFLLWESAYSEFYFAPELWPEINGDVLTKIIAQYQQRDRRFGNAK; from the coding sequence ATGAGGGAAGAACAAACATTCGATAAAACGGGCAGTAAGAAGGAGACGAAAACTCCGCGTCATATTGCTTTTATCATGGATGGCAACGGACGCTGGGCCAGGCGCCGTGGTATGCCGCGAACCTTCGGCCATCGTGCCGGCCTGGAAGCGATGCGCCGGGTGATTCGCTCCTGCGGACAACTTGGCATCGAGGTTGTCACCTTTTATGCCTTTTCCACTGAGAATTGGTCACGTTCGCCGGAAGAAGTCAATTTTCTGATGAATCTTCCTGTCGAATTTATTGATCAGGATCTGCCGGAAATGATGAAAAACAACATAAAATTGATCGTAACTGGCTCAGACGAACATCTGCCGCTCAAAACACTGGAAGCAATCGGCCGAGGTGTGAAGATGACCGCGGCCAACACCGGCTTAGTGGTCAACCTGGCCTTCAATTATGGCGGCCGTGATGAAATCGTACGCGCTGTGCGCCGCCTGGCTGAAAATCTAAAAAATGCTGCTGTTACTCCGGAAGAGATCAATGAGAATACAATTCGTACTTACCTGGATCATCCGGAGCTGCCCGACCCGGATCTGATCATTCGCACCAGCGGAGAACAGCGGCTCTCCAATTTTTTGCTCTGGGAATCCGCCTACAGTGAATTCTATTTTGCTCCCGAACTTTGGCCGGAGATCAATGGGGATGTTTTGACGAAAATCATTGCGCAATATCAGCAGAGAGACAGACGATTTGGCAACGCCAAGTAA
- the rpsB gene encoding 30S ribosomal protein S2 — protein MSVISMKQLLEAGVHFGHQTRRWNPKMAPYIFTERNGIYIIDLQKTVKKIEQAYAFIRQVSQEGGTVLFVGTKKQAQEAMEEESKRCEMYFVNQRWLGGTLTNFQTIQKRIHRLQELRVMAENGTFEVLPKKEVINLRHEMEKLEKFLGGISSMTKLPDALFVIDPRKEKNAISEAKRLGIPVVAIVDTNCDPDEVDYVIPGNDDAIRAVKLLASKIADAIIEGRQGESMAE, from the coding sequence ATGTCTGTCATTTCCATGAAACAATTACTCGAAGCCGGTGTCCATTTCGGCCATCAAACCCGGCGCTGGAATCCCAAAATGGCACCCTACATCTTTACAGAAAGAAACGGGATCTACATTATTGATCTGCAGAAGACTGTAAAGAAAATTGAACAAGCCTATGCTTTTATCCGTCAGGTCTCTCAAGAGGGCGGCACCGTGCTTTTTGTCGGTACTAAAAAACAAGCACAGGAAGCGATGGAGGAAGAATCCAAACGCTGTGAAATGTACTTCGTCAACCAACGTTGGTTGGGCGGAACACTGACCAATTTCCAAACAATTCAGAAACGCATTCATCGTTTACAGGAATTGCGCGTGATGGCAGAAAACGGTACTTTCGAAGTATTACCCAAAAAAGAAGTCATTAATCTGCGCCATGAAATGGAAAAATTGGAGAAGTTCTTGGGCGGCATCAGCAGCATGACCAAATTACCGGACGCTCTGTTTGTAATCGATCCCCGCAAAGAAAAAAATGCAATTTCCGAAGCCAAACGGTTGGGCATCCCGGTTGTAGCCATCGTGGATACGAACTGCGATCCTGATGAAGTGGATTATGTGATTCCCGGTAACGACGATGCCATCCGTGCCGTCAAGTTGCTGGCTTCCAAGATCGCGGACGCGATCATCGAAGGCCGTCAAGGCGAATCGATGGCTGAATAA